A genomic region of Candidatus Hydrogenedentota bacterium contains the following coding sequences:
- a CDS encoding OmcA/MtrC family decaheme c-type cytochrome, producing the protein MASQREVRKATGWAFVSLLATAVLLVGCPVTPNPDPDPDPDPEPQVVVPVSTSPGLNVEIEKVEIPADLKPVIHLTITDNAGQLIPLRELTDARFILAYLNPSPPEGSTAHYISYNTRTEAAAGGGTVLQATYDGAGLGGLTQKADGTLSYKFGTALPADYIESATHQIGGQLSRRFPIDEVVYPANADFKFRPDGGMELGAREIVNTETCNVCHTRLAVHGTRREVQLCILCHNPGSTDGNTGNSVDFAEMIHKIHRGAGLPSVQDGEPYQIIGFRNTVHDYSEVHFPQPVQNCTACHANTDMANIYMTTPTIAGCASCHDRTWFGDPLQTPAGWENHLAGQQVDNRLCALCHTPTAPGPSPIMEAHRLLTDHPNAPGLALTVNRVTTAETETGIAVTINFTAEDESGAPYTQLSALSTVAATVAYPAAEYETSFRETINAGNSVANGDGTFNYTFNRQLPAGLTDTVAVAMDGRLNFAIGDLNVTQGTSSNGRMIFTANNSQPVERRQIVDDAKCNACHGEVRLHGSLRVGVEYCVMCHNPSSSDINRRPEGAGDPETINFKDMIHKIHRGAELESGYTVYGFGSTAFDFTGVHFPGDLRACEMCHVEGSYSVPLAMETLSTIVTDAAGALLREKLPERAACVSCHDSLITEVHAILQTDPNTRVESCSVCHGNNADFSVLDVHNMGP; encoded by the coding sequence ATGGCCAGCCAGCGTGAAGTGAGGAAAGCCACCGGGTGGGCGTTCGTGTCGTTGTTAGCGACCGCCGTTCTGTTGGTGGGCTGCCCCGTGACTCCAAATCCGGATCCGGACCCGGATCCCGACCCGGAACCCCAGGTGGTGGTTCCGGTTTCCACTTCACCGGGCCTGAACGTGGAAATCGAGAAAGTGGAGATCCCGGCGGACCTGAAGCCGGTGATCCATCTTACGATCACGGACAACGCGGGCCAGCTGATCCCGTTGCGCGAACTCACGGACGCGCGCTTCATTCTGGCTTACCTGAATCCGTCGCCTCCCGAGGGGAGCACGGCCCACTACATCAGCTATAACACCCGAACGGAAGCCGCGGCGGGCGGCGGCACGGTGCTGCAGGCGACGTACGACGGGGCCGGGCTGGGCGGCCTGACCCAGAAAGCGGACGGGACCCTGAGTTATAAGTTTGGAACGGCCCTGCCCGCGGACTATATCGAAAGCGCCACCCACCAGATCGGCGGGCAGCTCTCGCGGCGTTTTCCCATCGACGAGGTCGTTTATCCCGCGAACGCGGACTTCAAGTTCCGCCCGGACGGCGGCATGGAACTGGGCGCCCGCGAGATTGTGAACACGGAGACGTGCAACGTCTGCCACACGCGGTTGGCGGTTCACGGTACGCGCCGCGAAGTACAGCTTTGCATCCTCTGCCACAACCCGGGATCGACGGACGGGAACACGGGCAATTCGGTCGATTTTGCGGAGATGATACATAAGATCCACCGGGGCGCGGGCCTGCCCAGCGTGCAGGATGGCGAGCCCTACCAGATCATCGGTTTCCGCAACACGGTGCACGACTATTCCGAGGTGCATTTTCCGCAGCCGGTACAGAACTGCACGGCGTGCCACGCCAACACCGACATGGCGAACATCTACATGACCACGCCCACCATCGCGGGTTGCGCCTCCTGCCACGACCGGACCTGGTTCGGCGATCCGCTGCAAACGCCGGCGGGCTGGGAAAACCACCTGGCCGGCCAGCAGGTTGACAATCGCCTGTGCGCGCTGTGCCACACGCCGACCGCGCCCGGGCCGTCTCCGATCATGGAAGCGCACCGGCTGCTGACCGATCACCCGAACGCGCCGGGTCTCGCGCTGACCGTCAACCGCGTGACGACGGCCGAGACCGAGACGGGCATCGCCGTGACAATCAACTTCACCGCGGAGGACGAAAGCGGCGCGCCGTACACGCAGCTTTCCGCGCTCTCCACGGTCGCGGCGACGGTCGCCTACCCGGCCGCCGAATACGAGACTTCATTCCGCGAGACGATCAACGCGGGCAATTCCGTCGCTAATGGGGATGGAACCTTTAACTACACATTTAACCGCCAGCTACCCGCGGGGCTTACCGACACCGTCGCCGTGGCGATGGACGGCCGGTTGAACTTCGCCATTGGCGACCTGAACGTGACCCAGGGCACCTCGTCCAACGGCCGGATGATCTTCACGGCCAACAACAGCCAGCCCGTCGAGCGGCGCCAGATCGTGGACGACGCGAAGTGCAATGCCTGCCACGGGGAGGTCCGGCTGCACGGAAGTCTGCGCGTCGGCGTCGAGTACTGTGTGATGTGCCACAACCCGAGTTCCTCGGACATCAACCGGCGGCCGGAAGGCGCCGGCGATCCGGAGACGATCAACTTCAAGGACATGATCCACAAGATCCACCGCGGCGCCGAGCTGGAAAGCGGCTACACGGTCTATGGCTTCGGCAGCACCGCGTTCGATTTCACCGGCGTGCACTTCCCTGGCGACCTGCGCGCCTGCGAAATGTGCCACGTCGAAGGCTCCTACAGCGTTCCGCTGGCTATGGAGACCCTTTCAACCATTGTGACGGATGCGGCCGGCGCGCTTCTGAGGGAGAAGCTTCCCGAGCGGGCGGCCTGCGTATCCTGCCACGACAGCCTGATTACCGAGGTGCACGCGATCCTGCAGACCGACCCGAACACACGGGTGGAGTCTTGTTCGGTGTGCCACGGCAACAACGCGGATTTCTCGGTGCTCGACGTCCACAACATGGGCCCGTGA
- a CDS encoding cytochrome C, which yields MTRTPRGWKWAIGQLVWRNWLTLFGSSLTTVSALAIIVFMVLGGAGVALSPYIGLLTYLVLPGIFVFGLLLIPLGAWVDRRRRRRLNEDEPAHIDLDFNNPRIRRLAMIVTVLTAANIAIISAVSYEGAVYMESVAFCGTTCHTVMEPEFTAHMNSPHAHISCVECHIGPGLSAMVHAKLNGLNQVYGVLTGSYERPVPTPVHGMANAELTCGECHNPGMDLGNTLRVTTDYATDDANTPLTSVLLMRVGGRGVEGTGIHNWHLAPGREVYFYSPDDKREVITYVKVANEDGTEVEYFVDGAEVDPASLPPGALRKMDCTDCHNRASHVFEMPGPALNKAIARGEIDVALPSVKAAGLEALEGAVAAEDGPAFIAKSVQDYYAANYADAAAQQQALIDRAIASMQGIYKRNIFPKMNIGWGTYPDHNGHTMFNGCFRCHDDGHSSRDGAHVISQDCTACHNVVTWQEENPEILSTLGLQ from the coding sequence ATGACAAGGACACCCAGGGGATGGAAGTGGGCTATCGGCCAACTTGTCTGGCGTAACTGGCTGACGTTGTTCGGCAGCAGCCTGACCACGGTGAGCGCACTGGCGATTATCGTGTTCATGGTGCTTGGGGGGGCGGGCGTCGCCCTTTCGCCCTATATCGGCCTGCTCACGTACCTGGTGCTCCCGGGAATCTTCGTTTTCGGCCTGCTGCTCATTCCGCTGGGCGCCTGGGTTGACCGGCGGCGGCGCCGCCGCCTCAACGAAGATGAGCCCGCCCATATCGATCTGGATTTCAACAACCCGCGCATCCGGCGGCTGGCGATGATCGTCACCGTGCTTACGGCGGCCAACATCGCCATCATATCGGCGGTGAGCTACGAGGGCGCGGTGTACATGGAATCGGTGGCTTTCTGCGGCACGACATGCCACACCGTGATGGAGCCCGAGTTTACGGCCCACATGAACTCGCCGCACGCGCATATCAGCTGTGTGGAGTGCCACATCGGCCCGGGGCTGTCCGCGATGGTCCACGCGAAGCTCAACGGGCTCAACCAGGTGTACGGCGTGCTGACGGGCTCGTATGAACGCCCAGTGCCGACGCCGGTGCACGGCATGGCGAACGCGGAGCTTACCTGCGGCGAGTGCCACAACCCGGGCATGGATCTGGGGAACACCTTGCGGGTAACGACGGATTACGCCACCGACGATGCGAATACGCCCCTGACGTCCGTTCTGCTGATGCGCGTGGGCGGGCGGGGCGTCGAGGGCACGGGCATCCACAACTGGCACCTCGCTCCCGGCCGGGAGGTCTACTTCTATTCGCCGGACGACAAACGGGAAGTGATCACCTATGTGAAGGTGGCCAATGAAGACGGCACGGAAGTGGAATACTTCGTTGACGGGGCCGAGGTTGACCCCGCCTCCCTGCCACCCGGCGCCTTGCGGAAGATGGACTGCACCGATTGCCACAACCGGGCGAGCCACGTCTTCGAAATGCCGGGTCCCGCGTTGAACAAGGCCATTGCGCGTGGCGAGATCGATGTTGCGCTGCCGTCCGTGAAGGCGGCGGGCCTGGAGGCGCTGGAGGGCGCGGTCGCGGCGGAGGATGGCCCGGCCTTCATTGCGAAGTCGGTACAGGACTATTACGCGGCGAACTACGCGGACGCCGCGGCGCAACAGCAAGCGCTGATCGATCGGGCGATCGCGAGCATGCAGGGCATATACAAGCGCAACATCTTCCCGAAAATGAATATCGGGTGGGGGACGTATCCCGACCACAATGGCCACACCATGTTCAATGGGTGCTTTCGCTGCCACGACGACGGTCACAGCAGCCGCGACGGCGCGCACGTCATCAGCCAGGACTGCACCGCGTGCCACAACGTTGTTACGTGGCAGGAGGAGAACCCCGAAATACTTTCGACCCTGGGGCTTCAGTAA
- a CDS encoding ankyrin repeat domain-containing protein, with translation MTRSVQCTVWAGLLVAAGCVTPEVRYETIHEAAAEGNTHDVAAMVDGGQSINARGEHGMTPLHSAAAWGNENIMAYLIRNGAEVNATNDWGLTALHIAAARCHDHDVLFLLEHGADPNAPTNASWTPLHYAAARGNVQVTRTLLDAGANPDLQNQTGDTPLHRAARNASEDVVRLLLERGADPALKNADGDTPAAAATREGHANIAAIFGR, from the coding sequence ATGACGCGTTCGGTTCAATGCACGGTGTGGGCGGGGCTGCTGGTCGCCGCGGGTTGCGTGACGCCCGAGGTTCGCTACGAGACGATTCACGAGGCGGCCGCCGAAGGGAACACGCACGATGTTGCGGCGATGGTCGATGGCGGCCAATCGATCAACGCGCGGGGCGAGCACGGCATGACGCCGCTGCATAGCGCTGCCGCCTGGGGCAATGAGAACATCATGGCGTACCTTATCCGCAACGGCGCGGAGGTGAACGCGACGAACGACTGGGGGCTCACGGCCCTGCATATTGCCGCCGCCCGGTGCCACGATCACGATGTGTTGTTTCTTCTCGAGCACGGGGCCGATCCCAACGCCCCGACCAACGCGAGCTGGACGCCGCTCCATTATGCGGCGGCCCGCGGCAACGTGCAGGTTACCCGCACCTTGCTCGACGCCGGGGCGAACCCGGACCTCCAGAACCAGACCGGCGACACGCCGCTGCACCGCGCCGCGCGCAACGCCAGCGAAGACGTGGTGCGGCTGCTTCTGGAGCGTGGCGCGGACCCGGCCCTGAAGAACGCCGACGGCGACACCCCCGCCGCCGCCGCGACCCGCGAGGGCCACGCGAACATCGCGGCGATCTTCGGGCGGTAG
- a CDS encoding VCBS repeat-containing protein: MLVPVLAALALAVTPEPAGDPWPMHTIDNTSEGADGVRLADFDGDGLPDIATGWEEGGVVRIYRNPGPERVREPWPMVEIAQVRSPEDAVFADLDGDGALDVISCSEGEERQIWIHWAPSDPELYMDPSAWTTEALPAAAGMTQWMYCLPMQVDGQRGIDLVAGSKNFDAVIGWFESPENPRDLAAWRWHPMRQAGWVMSLIAHDVDGDGHMDVAYTDRKQNLRSAGWLRNPGPDDPEALRRPWDDHTFGGRESEVMFLNHGAFSPAGPTEWVCANRGRGLLRFTPGESPDTWIQEEIPMPLNTGTGKAVAIGDLNGDRRPDIAVTCEAAENRHGVFWLEQSDDGWIPRAISGLTGTKYDLVVLYDLDGDGDLDVLTCEENENLGVIWYENPLK, encoded by the coding sequence ATGCTTGTACCCGTTCTCGCCGCGCTCGCACTCGCCGTTACCCCCGAGCCCGCGGGCGATCCGTGGCCCATGCACACCATCGACAACACCTCCGAGGGCGCCGATGGCGTGCGCCTGGCCGATTTCGACGGCGATGGCCTTCCCGATATCGCTACGGGCTGGGAAGAGGGCGGGGTAGTCCGTATCTACCGCAATCCCGGCCCCGAAAGGGTCCGGGAACCGTGGCCGATGGTCGAGATCGCGCAGGTGCGCTCGCCGGAGGACGCCGTCTTTGCCGATCTCGATGGCGACGGCGCGCTGGACGTCATCAGTTGCAGCGAGGGCGAGGAGCGGCAGATCTGGATCCATTGGGCGCCGTCCGATCCCGAGCTCTACATGGACCCGAGCGCCTGGACAACGGAAGCGCTGCCCGCCGCCGCCGGCATGACCCAATGGATGTACTGCCTGCCGATGCAGGTGGACGGCCAGCGCGGCATCGATCTGGTCGCCGGATCGAAGAATTTTGATGCGGTTATCGGGTGGTTTGAATCCCCGGAGAATCCGCGCGACCTCGCCGCCTGGCGCTGGCATCCGATGCGGCAGGCCGGCTGGGTGATGTCGCTCATCGCCCACGATGTCGACGGCGACGGCCATATGGACGTGGCCTACACGGACCGCAAGCAGAACCTCCGGAGCGCCGGATGGCTGCGCAATCCCGGCCCGGACGATCCCGAGGCGCTGCGCAGGCCCTGGGACGACCACACCTTCGGCGGGCGGGAATCGGAAGTGATGTTTCTGAATCATGGCGCCTTTTCGCCCGCCGGGCCCACGGAATGGGTCTGCGCGAACCGGGGCCGCGGCCTCTTGCGATTCACGCCCGGCGAAAGCCCCGATACCTGGATCCAGGAAGAGATCCCGATGCCGCTCAACACGGGAACGGGCAAGGCGGTCGCGATCGGCGATCTCAACGGTGATCGCCGCCCGGATATCGCGGTCACCTGCGAAGCGGCGGAGAACCGCCACGGCGTGTTCTGGCTGGAACAGTCGGACGACGGCTGGATCCCCCGCGCCATTTCGGGACTGACCGGCACGAAATATGACCTGGTCGTGCTGTACGACCTGGACGGAGATGGCGATCTGGATGTGCTGACGTGTGAAGAGAACGAGAATCTGGGGGTGATCTGGTACGAAAACCCGTTGAAATAG
- a CDS encoding SPFH domain-containing protein, giving the protein MALWDKIRGELVDIIEWLDPASDILVHRFERHGNEIKHGAKLTVREGQAAVFIKEGKLADVFSPGMYTLDTKNLPIISTLEGWRHGFESPFKAEVYFISTRRFTNLKWGTKNPIMLRDAEFGPLRVRMFGTYCMRVQQPAVFVKEIVGTDGHFTTGEIVEQMRNLIVARFSDLVAESRIPVLDLAANYDELGRFATERLHDDFEAYGLDVTNLLVENISLPPAVEEALDKRASMGVIGNLQQYTQFQAANAMESAAKNPGGEAAGGMGLGMGFAMANQMVQGFGQQTQGANATPTPGPPPIPGQTQFFVAVNGQQTGPYTAAAIQQQASQGQIAAETLVWAQGMANWTAAGQVPELRDAFAPGPPPVPPGAP; this is encoded by the coding sequence ATGGCACTTTGGGACAAAATCCGCGGGGAACTGGTCGATATCATTGAATGGCTGGACCCGGCCAGCGACATCCTGGTCCACCGTTTCGAGCGCCATGGCAACGAGATCAAGCACGGGGCGAAGCTCACGGTCCGCGAGGGCCAGGCGGCGGTCTTCATCAAGGAGGGCAAGCTGGCCGACGTGTTCAGCCCCGGCATGTATACGCTGGACACGAAAAACCTGCCGATCATCTCCACGCTGGAGGGTTGGCGGCACGGGTTCGAAAGCCCCTTCAAGGCCGAGGTGTATTTCATCAGCACCCGCCGTTTCACCAACCTGAAGTGGGGCACGAAGAATCCCATCATGCTGCGCGACGCGGAGTTCGGCCCGTTGCGGGTGCGCATGTTCGGCACCTACTGCATGCGCGTGCAGCAGCCCGCCGTCTTCGTCAAGGAGATCGTCGGCACAGACGGCCACTTCACGACGGGCGAGATTGTCGAGCAGATGCGCAATTTGATTGTTGCGCGCTTTTCGGATCTGGTGGCCGAGAGCAGGATTCCCGTGCTCGATCTGGCCGCGAACTACGACGAACTGGGCCGTTTCGCCACGGAGCGCCTGCACGATGACTTCGAGGCCTACGGGCTGGATGTCACCAATCTGCTGGTGGAGAACATTTCGCTGCCGCCGGCGGTGGAAGAGGCGCTCGACAAGCGGGCGAGCATGGGCGTGATCGGGAATCTCCAGCAATACACCCAGTTCCAGGCGGCGAACGCGATGGAAAGCGCCGCGAAGAACCCCGGCGGCGAAGCGGCGGGCGGCATGGGATTGGGAATGGGCTTCGCCATGGCCAACCAGATGGTCCAGGGCTTCGGCCAGCAGACGCAGGGCGCGAACGCGACGCCGACGCCGGGCCCGCCGCCCATCCCCGGGCAGACCCAGTTCTTTGTGGCGGTCAACGGCCAGCAGACCGGGCCGTATACCGCCGCCGCGATACAGCAGCAGGCGTCTCAGGGCCAGATCGCGGCGGAAACGCTGGTCTGGGCGCAGGGCATGGCGAACTGGACCGCCGCCGGGCAGGTTCCCGAGTTGCGGGACGCCTTCGCGCCGGGTCCGCCGCCTGTTCCGCCTGGCGCGCCCTGA
- a CDS encoding neutral/alkaline non-lysosomal ceramidase N-terminal domain-containing protein — protein sequence MKSKTQAFGRRSFLRRAVCAGSLLGASAGPQVLSFAQGDKTFRAGEAHVDATPPLEIELAGFHYPVGGTPRHITGIRQPAAVRALVLEQNLTQVALVSLDIAAVSEEMSRSVGKAVAEKTGIPASNVRLCATHTHSMPTFAYWRQWGLIPEEYRAAVEAKIVEAVVKAQADCAEAALFVGGSPAEGGNFNRTSKTWKNEAEFGPGSSDADRWLDRLVQVLYLERAGGKPGILWYHFASHPVCYNDGQAGPDWPGLVTDRITAEYGMVPSFLQGHAGDVNPGDGVKWIGEAEPSANAVVAAIDRAMSRLERIPVDGIGAVEKPMALPLDLERYRQWLSAYAENPAACASGVWVDAGFAKEWYEASVQKNWTEPVLRAPASAIRLGSVGLAFHPSELFSYYGLAIRRQSPFDHTLVTGYADGSIGYVTDPAAYNEGDGGIYAAVTVPKIIDIPPFTPEAGRELAAAMIALLRSATV from the coding sequence ATGAAATCGAAAACCCAGGCGTTTGGCCGCCGAAGCTTCCTGCGCCGGGCGGTGTGTGCGGGGTCCCTGCTGGGCGCGTCGGCGGGCCCGCAGGTTTTGTCGTTTGCGCAGGGCGACAAGACATTCCGGGCCGGCGAGGCGCATGTCGATGCGACACCGCCGCTGGAGATTGAGCTTGCGGGGTTCCACTATCCCGTGGGCGGAACGCCGCGCCACATCACCGGCATCCGCCAGCCCGCGGCGGTGCGCGCGCTGGTATTGGAGCAGAACCTGACCCAGGTCGCGCTGGTTTCGTTGGACATTGCGGCGGTCTCCGAGGAGATGTCTCGGAGCGTGGGTAAGGCGGTGGCGGAGAAGACGGGGATTCCGGCGTCGAACGTGCGGCTTTGCGCGACGCACACGCACTCGATGCCGACCTTTGCATACTGGCGGCAGTGGGGCCTGATTCCCGAAGAGTACCGGGCGGCGGTGGAAGCGAAGATCGTGGAGGCCGTGGTAAAGGCCCAGGCCGACTGCGCCGAGGCCGCACTGTTTGTTGGCGGCAGCCCGGCGGAGGGGGGCAATTTCAACCGCACGTCGAAGACCTGGAAGAACGAGGCGGAATTCGGGCCGGGCAGCAGCGACGCGGATCGCTGGCTCGACCGGTTGGTCCAGGTGCTGTACCTCGAGCGCGCCGGGGGCAAGCCGGGGATTCTGTGGTACCACTTTGCGTCGCACCCGGTCTGCTACAACGACGGGCAGGCGGGCCCGGACTGGCCCGGGCTGGTGACCGACCGGATCACGGCGGAGTACGGGATGGTTCCGTCGTTCCTGCAGGGACACGCGGGCGATGTGAATCCGGGAGACGGCGTCAAGTGGATCGGCGAGGCCGAACCCTCGGCCAATGCGGTGGTGGCGGCGATCGATCGCGCAATGTCGCGCCTGGAGCGCATCCCGGTAGACGGGATCGGTGCGGTGGAGAAGCCTATGGCGTTGCCGCTCGATCTCGAACGGTACCGGCAGTGGCTGAGCGCCTACGCGGAGAATCCGGCCGCCTGCGCGTCGGGGGTGTGGGTGGACGCGGGGTTTGCGAAGGAATGGTACGAGGCAAGCGTCCAGAAGAACTGGACCGAGCCGGTGCTGCGCGCGCCCGCCAGCGCGATCCGGCTTGGGTCGGTGGGGCTGGCCTTTCACCCGAGCGAACTCTTCAGCTACTACGGGCTGGCGATCCGCCGCCAGTCGCCCTTCGACCACACGCTCGTGACGGGCTACGCGGATGGGTCGATCGGTTACGTCACCGACCCCGCCGCGTACAACGAGGGGGATGGCGGCATTTATGCGGCGGTCACCGTGCCGAAGATCATCGATATCCCGCCGTTTACGCCCGAAGCCGGCCGCGAGCTCGCGGCGGCCATGATCGCGCTTTTGCGTTCGGCAACCGTGTAG
- a CDS encoding DUF1963 domain-containing protein — MWFLFIVMLIAAVLLALIVVRGQQAMMEGMPDTGDGEHGDEAWFPEGSLPRAADLAAAYARAGFDDVAGLVTEAAQPCFRICMAAEDEGQRSRAGGVPDLADSAAWPAWDGVPLAFLAQIDLSELAAINPDTPLPKQGLLQFYYDAGQRTWGTDPKDRDSWRVLYFRDPFEPTPIEHWPEGLPDHACYPIAPLLVEESDSFPDELIERLREGKGLRAQGLIEEIFAQYEDCHDGPCHQVLGYPYSIKGDPRLTSQLASNGVYCGDEIDLETPEALALAPGAADWQLLFQFDTDEQTGMSWGDCGTLFFLIRRDDLAAQRFDRAWMVLQCI, encoded by the coding sequence ATGTGGTTCTTGTTCATTGTGATGCTCATTGCGGCGGTGTTACTCGCGCTCATTGTTGTTCGCGGACAACAGGCGATGATGGAGGGCATGCCCGATACCGGCGACGGTGAGCACGGGGACGAAGCGTGGTTTCCGGAGGGATCGCTGCCCCGCGCGGCGGATCTGGCTGCGGCCTACGCCCGGGCGGGTTTCGACGATGTCGCTGGCCTGGTGACGGAAGCCGCACAGCCCTGTTTTCGCATCTGCATGGCGGCGGAGGACGAAGGGCAGCGCAGCCGGGCCGGCGGGGTGCCGGATCTCGCCGACAGCGCGGCGTGGCCGGCGTGGGACGGGGTTCCGCTGGCGTTTCTGGCGCAGATCGACCTGTCGGAACTGGCCGCGATTAATCCGGACACGCCGCTGCCGAAGCAGGGCCTGCTCCAGTTCTACTACGACGCCGGCCAGCGCACCTGGGGCACGGACCCGAAGGACCGGGACAGCTGGCGCGTGTTGTATTTTCGCGATCCCTTCGAGCCGACGCCCATCGAGCACTGGCCCGAGGGCCTGCCGGACCACGCGTGTTATCCGATCGCCCCGCTGCTGGTTGAAGAGTCCGATTCCTTTCCGGATGAGTTGATTGAGCGGCTTCGCGAGGGGAAGGGCCTCCGGGCGCAAGGGTTGATCGAGGAGATCTTCGCGCAATACGAGGATTGCCATGACGGGCCGTGCCACCAGGTGCTGGGCTACCCGTATTCCATCAAGGGCGACCCCAGGCTGACGAGCCAGCTCGCGAGCAATGGCGTCTACTGCGGCGACGAAATCGATCTGGAGACGCCCGAGGCCCTGGCCCTGGCGCCGGGCGCCGCGGACTGGCAGCTGCTTTTCCAATTCGACACCGACGAGCAGACGGGAATGAGCTGGGGCGATTGCGGGACGCTCTTTTTCCTTATCCGCCGGGACGATCTGGCGGCGCAGCGGTTCGATCGGGCCTGGATGGTGCTCCAGTGTATTTGA
- a CDS encoding NAD(P)/FAD-dependent oxidoreductase, which produces MDQHDFVIIGAGHNALVCAGYLARAGHNVHVVERRHIAGGAVVTEEIVPGFKFDLGGSAHILINHTPIVRDLDLEQHGLDYIDLDPLFFAPFPDGSHITIWRDIERTCESIAAVSEKDAAAYRDFVRKWTPVAETFVDAFLNPPSLGGIAKSLVADTWARSENFLETLRNALSGYGPMIRRSFSDPRVQAVVGWMAAQSGPPPGEALSGPLAMWHPLYHRSGMRRPRGGSGMLTQALARMIESRGGTITTGAPVKRILLEDGCARGVECEDGRIIRGRRVVSGAHIRATLGMIDPEARPAAFEKSIMKRRIGNGFGMVVRFAMNELPNYTALPSPDTHTGSDHHNALQFICPDMDYLDAAYADFQAGRPSRHPALLAMTFSKADPSLAPPGKHTMFLWGQYYPYELAGGENWDAIGDREADIMLDTLAAYAPNVKEAVIDRLVETPLYLERELGLLRGNVMHLEMSSDQMFFRRPAWGAHQYRAPIPGLYLTGASTHPGGGIMGAAGRNAATVILRDLEH; this is translated from the coding sequence ATGGACCAACATGACTTCGTGATAATCGGCGCGGGCCACAATGCGCTCGTCTGCGCCGGCTACCTCGCCCGGGCCGGGCACAATGTCCACGTCGTGGAACGCCGCCACATTGCGGGCGGCGCGGTGGTGACGGAAGAGATCGTTCCGGGATTCAAGTTCGACCTGGGCGGATCCGCGCACATTCTGATCAACCACACCCCCATCGTGCGCGATCTGGACTTGGAGCAACACGGGCTCGACTACATCGATCTTGACCCCCTTTTCTTCGCCCCGTTTCCCGATGGCTCCCATATCACCATCTGGCGGGATATCGAACGCACCTGCGAAAGCATCGCGGCCGTTTCCGAAAAAGACGCCGCGGCCTACCGCGATTTCGTCCGAAAGTGGACGCCCGTTGCCGAGACCTTTGTCGATGCCTTCCTGAACCCGCCGTCGCTCGGCGGCATCGCGAAATCGCTCGTCGCGGACACCTGGGCGCGGAGCGAAAATTTCCTGGAGACCCTGCGGAACGCGCTGTCCGGCTATGGCCCGATGATCCGGCGGAGTTTCTCCGATCCCCGCGTCCAGGCCGTCGTCGGCTGGATGGCCGCGCAGTCCGGACCGCCCCCCGGCGAGGCGCTCTCCGGCCCCCTCGCCATGTGGCACCCGCTCTACCACCGCAGCGGCATGCGGCGCCCCCGCGGCGGCTCCGGCATGCTGACCCAGGCCCTCGCGCGCATGATCGAATCGCGCGGCGGAACCATCACCACCGGCGCGCCCGTGAAGCGAATCCTGCTGGAGGACGGTTGCGCGCGCGGCGTCGAGTGCGAGGACGGCCGCATCATTCGCGGGCGTCGGGTCGTCTCCGGCGCGCACATCCGCGCCACGCTCGGGATGATCGACCCCGAGGCCAGACCAGCGGCCTTCGAAAAGTCCATCATGAAGCGCCGCATCGGCAATGGTTTCGGCATGGTCGTGCGCTTCGCCATGAACGAACTGCCCAACTACACCGCGCTGCCGTCGCCGGACACCCACACCGGCAGCGATCACCACAACGCGCTCCAGTTCATCTGCCCGGACATGGACTACCTCGACGCCGCCTACGCCGATTTCCAGGCCGGACGGCCGTCGCGCCATCCCGCGCTGCTGGCCATGACCTTTTCCAAGGCCGACCCCAGCCTGGCGCCGCCCGGAAAGCACACGATGTTTCTCTGGGGGCAATACTACCCCTACGAACTCGCCGGTGGGGAAAACTGGGACGCCATCGGGGATCGGGAGGCCGATATCATGCTCGACACCCTGGCCGCCTACGCGCCGAACGTCAAGGAAGCCGTGATCGATCGCCTCGTGGAGACGCCGCTCTACCTGGAGCGCGAACTCGGGCTGCTGCGGGGCAACGTGATGCACCTGGAAATGTCGTCGGACCAGATGTTCTTCCGGCGGCCCGCCTGGGGCGCACACCAGTACCGCGCCCCCATCCCCGGCCTCTACCTCACCGGCGCCAGCACCCACCCCGGCGGCGGCATCATGGGCGCCGCCGGCCGCAACGCCGCCACCGTCATCCTCCGCGACCTGGAACACTGA